The following are encoded in a window of Thiohalobacter sp. IOR34 genomic DNA:
- a CDS encoding HPr-rel-A system PqqD family peptide chaperone, with product MRIFHDGDEWVCYHELAGDTHLFELIPGTLLQMLREETLSGGQLVQRLRERFEFEADFNLAEYVDEVLWKFEQNALIRPVP from the coding sequence TTGCGCATCTTTCACGACGGTGACGAGTGGGTCTGCTACCACGAGCTGGCCGGTGATACCCACCTGTTCGAGCTGATTCCCGGAACGCTGCTGCAGATGCTTCGCGAGGAGACCCTGAGTGGTGGGCAGCTGGTGCAGCGCCTGCGGGAACGCTTCGAGTTCGAGGCGGATTTCAACCTTGCGGAATACGTCGACGAGGTGCTCTGGAAGTTCGAGCAGAATGCCCTGATCCGGCCCGTGCCATGA
- a CDS encoding glycosyltransferase has translation MPPQPRISAVIPAYNSAAFIGEALASIRAQTRPVDEIIVVDDGSTDATRNQVEACGRDIKLISQSNAGPSAARNSGVEAASGDWIAFLDADDRWLPDKNERQLALLERHPELVLIAGDMREIDEAGGTVTDSVLAHHGLLAEFEALDGAPVPDAAARLLRKNFIPTGTVLVRRELLLTEGGFDTGLRYGEDLELWVRIALHQPIAMLPEVLMLRRLHGANATRSTLPMLESLVQVAEAAKRRGAAELRRQGLDVEALIAQAWWQLGYRHFDEGRLTAAGRAFRESWSHQPSPRSLLFRLACRLPGGWVQTLRQLKRRWQGEGRS, from the coding sequence GTGCCCCCGCAGCCGCGCATCAGTGCCGTCATCCCCGCCTACAACAGCGCCGCCTTCATCGGCGAGGCGCTGGCCAGCATCCGCGCCCAGACCCGGCCGGTGGACGAGATCATCGTCGTCGACGACGGTTCCACCGACGCCACCCGCAACCAGGTCGAGGCCTGCGGCCGGGACATCAAGCTGATCAGCCAGTCCAATGCCGGCCCCTCGGCGGCTCGCAATAGCGGGGTGGAGGCGGCCAGCGGCGACTGGATCGCCTTCCTCGACGCCGACGACCGCTGGCTGCCCGACAAGAACGAACGGCAGCTTGCGCTGCTGGAGCGTCACCCCGAGCTGGTGCTGATCGCCGGCGACATGCGCGAGATCGACGAGGCCGGCGGCACGGTCACCGACTCGGTGCTGGCCCATCACGGCCTGCTGGCGGAGTTCGAGGCCCTGGACGGCGCCCCGGTCCCCGACGCCGCCGCCCGGCTGCTGCGCAAGAACTTCATTCCCACCGGCACCGTGCTGGTGCGGCGCGAGCTGCTGCTGACCGAGGGTGGCTTCGATACCGGCCTGCGCTATGGCGAGGATCTCGAACTCTGGGTGCGCATCGCCCTGCACCAGCCGATCGCCATGCTGCCGGAGGTGCTGATGCTGCGCCGCCTGCACGGCGCCAACGCCACGCGCTCCACCCTGCCCATGCTGGAATCCCTGGTCCAGGTCGCCGAGGCGGCCAAGCGCCGGGGCGCCGCGGAACTGCGCCGCCAGGGGCTGGACGTCGAGGCACTGATCGCCCAGGCCTGGTGGCAGCTCGGCTACCGCCATTTCGACGAGGGCCGGCTGACGGCCGCCGGGCGCGCCTTCCGCGAGAGCTGGTCGCACCAACCCAGCCCACGCAGCCTGCTGTTCCGCCTGGCCTGCCGCCTGCCGGGCGGCTGGGTCCAGACACTGCGCCAGCTCAAGCGCCGCTGGCAGGGAGAGGGGCGGTCATGA
- a CDS encoding glycosyltransferase family 4 protein: protein MKGTAARTVLYVENGIGYGGAAICMRHLVRNLDPERYRPLVVTGRSGPDYASIASEAEWHHIRDRHLDVVGWRRRLRDAGRLDGPLLGLLLRQALARLDDLGNFLPFFLRLLRLARQRRVDLIHANNEPLCNRAALLTGRLLGIPVVCHVRGDQSGSRMMHRLYRLPDHFIPVSHWISDSVGRLGVPADKRTVIYDGIDLQALEARAEPGRFRREQGLPEQAFTVGLVGLLIPWKGQRLFLDAAHRLAEQIPGLRLLLVGGTPDECRDYEAELRERVRAEGLEQVVHFTGHLTDMPSAYLGLDVVVSASTSPEPLGTVVIESMALGRPLVAPNHGGAAEMAEHERSALLFRPGDSSDLATQILRLYRDPDLGRRLGAAAREHAFATFDVARHAAQVQALYDRVLAAT from the coding sequence ATGAAGGGCACGGCTGCACGCACCGTCCTCTATGTGGAGAACGGCATCGGCTACGGCGGTGCCGCCATCTGCATGCGCCACCTGGTGCGCAACCTGGACCCGGAACGCTACCGGCCGCTGGTGGTCACCGGCCGCAGCGGACCGGACTACGCCTCGATCGCCAGCGAGGCCGAGTGGCACCACATCCGCGACCGTCACCTCGACGTGGTCGGCTGGCGACGCCGGCTGCGGGACGCCGGGCGACTGGATGGCCCGCTGCTCGGCCTGCTGCTTCGCCAGGCCCTGGCGCGGCTGGACGATCTGGGCAACTTCCTGCCCTTCTTCCTGCGCCTGCTCCGGCTGGCCCGGCAGCGCCGGGTCGACCTGATCCACGCCAACAACGAACCCCTGTGCAATCGCGCCGCGCTGCTCACCGGCCGGCTGCTCGGCATCCCGGTGGTCTGTCACGTGCGCGGCGACCAGTCCGGCTCGCGGATGATGCACCGCCTGTACCGGCTGCCGGATCACTTCATCCCGGTCTCGCACTGGATATCCGACAGCGTCGGCCGGCTGGGCGTACCGGCCGACAAGCGCACGGTGATCTACGATGGCATCGACCTCCAGGCCCTGGAGGCGCGCGCCGAGCCCGGGCGCTTCCGCCGCGAGCAGGGCCTCCCCGAGCAGGCCTTCACCGTCGGCCTGGTCGGGCTGCTGATCCCCTGGAAGGGTCAGCGACTGTTCCTCGATGCCGCGCACCGTCTGGCGGAACAGATCCCGGGGCTGCGCTTGCTGCTGGTCGGCGGCACGCCGGACGAGTGCCGCGACTACGAGGCCGAGCTGCGCGAGCGGGTGCGCGCGGAAGGGCTGGAGCAGGTCGTGCATTTCACCGGCCACCTGACCGACATGCCATCGGCCTACCTCGGCCTGGACGTGGTGGTCTCCGCCTCCACCTCGCCCGAACCACTGGGCACCGTGGTCATCGAGAGCATGGCCCTGGGCCGGCCGCTGGTGGCCCCCAACCACGGCGGCGCCGCAGAAATGGCCGAACACGAGCGCAGCGCCCTGCTGTTCAGGCCCGGCGACAGCAGCGACCTGGCGACGCAGATCCTGCGCCTGTACCGGGACCCCGACCTCGGCCGGCGGCTGGGCGCGGCGGCCCGCGAACACGCCTTCGCCACCTTCGACGTGGCCCGCCATGCGGCGCAGGTCCAGGCCCTCTACGACCGGGTGCTGGCGGCGACGTGA
- a CDS encoding FAD/NAD(P)-binding protein, protein MPELHTPRVAEVVSRRQESPSVFSLGLRLYEATAQEAFRFQPGQFNMLYLYGVGEVPISIVSDPGERAEFVHTIRAVGRVTRGLARLRPGDRLGLRGPYGRGWPLEALEGRDILLLTGGLGCAPLVSVVHYILRRRSRYGRLCILQGVKHMDDLIWRERYEAWMQEPEVQVLLAADVAGPGWRWHVGLVTELLSRVELELSTAAALLCGPEPMMVASVQRLLEAGMDEAAIWLSMERNMQCAVGLCGHCQHGSDFVCRDGPVFAYPRIRERLGLKGY, encoded by the coding sequence ATGCCTGAGCTGCACACGCCCCGCGTCGCCGAGGTGGTCAGCCGCCGCCAGGAATCGCCCAGCGTCTTCTCCCTCGGCCTGCGGCTGTACGAAGCGACGGCGCAGGAGGCCTTCCGCTTCCAGCCTGGCCAGTTCAACATGCTCTACCTGTACGGCGTGGGCGAGGTGCCGATCTCCATCGTCTCCGATCCCGGCGAGCGGGCCGAGTTCGTGCACACCATCCGCGCCGTGGGGCGGGTGACGCGCGGACTGGCCCGGTTGCGGCCGGGCGACCGGCTGGGGCTGCGCGGTCCCTACGGTCGCGGCTGGCCGCTGGAGGCCCTCGAGGGCCGCGACATCCTGCTGCTCACCGGTGGCCTCGGTTGTGCGCCGCTGGTCTCGGTCGTCCACTACATCCTGCGACGGCGTTCGCGCTACGGCCGGCTGTGCATCCTGCAGGGGGTGAAGCACATGGACGACCTGATCTGGCGCGAACGCTACGAGGCCTGGATGCAGGAACCGGAGGTGCAGGTGCTGCTGGCCGCGGACGTGGCCGGGCCCGGCTGGCGCTGGCATGTCGGCCTGGTCACCGAACTGCTGTCCCGGGTCGAGCTGGAGCTGTCCACGGCGGCGGCCCTGCTCTGCGGGCCGGAGCCGATGATGGTGGCCAGCGTGCAGCGTCTGCTGGAGGCGGGCATGGACGAGGCCGCCATCTGGCTGAGCATGGAGCGCAACATGCAGTGTGCGGTCGGCCTCTGCGGCCACTGCCAGCACGGCTCGGACTTCGTCTGCCGCGACGGTCCGGTGTTCGCCTACCCGCGCATCCGCGAGCGGCTGGGACTCAAGGGGTACTGA
- the galE gene encoding UDP-glucose 4-epimerase GalE: MEQGAILVTGGAGYIGSHVVRQLTAAGERVVVLDNLSTGFAEAVGNAELVVGDTGDQALVSRLLASHGIDSVLHFAAHTVVPESVSNPLKYYGNNTCHTRNLLACCQEAGVRHFIFSSTAAVYGIPEGDACTEDSPNAPINAYGTSKLMSEWMLRDLSAASGLRHVALRYFNVAGSSPDGSIGQSTPRATLLIKVACEVATGRREKLMIFGTDYPTPDGTGVRDYIHVEDLADAHLKALDYLRGGGESVTLNCGYGHGYSVREVVDAVERVAGHRLNVEEAPRRPGDPPILIARADRARSLLGWEPKYDDLDFIVRTSLEWEKKLAAGEVYGA, translated from the coding sequence ATGGAACAGGGGGCCATCCTGGTCACGGGCGGCGCCGGCTATATCGGCAGCCACGTGGTACGACAACTGACCGCGGCGGGGGAACGGGTGGTGGTGCTCGACAACCTGTCGACCGGCTTCGCCGAGGCGGTGGGCAACGCCGAGCTGGTGGTCGGTGACACCGGTGACCAGGCCCTGGTCTCGCGCCTGCTCGCCAGCCACGGCATCGACTCGGTGCTGCACTTCGCGGCGCATACCGTGGTGCCGGAGTCGGTCAGCAACCCCCTCAAGTACTACGGCAACAACACCTGCCACACCCGCAACCTGCTGGCCTGCTGCCAGGAGGCCGGGGTGCGGCACTTCATCTTCTCCTCCACCGCTGCGGTGTACGGCATCCCCGAGGGGGATGCCTGTACCGAGGACAGCCCCAATGCGCCGATCAACGCCTATGGCACCTCCAAGCTGATGAGCGAATGGATGCTGCGCGACCTGTCGGCCGCCAGCGGCCTGCGTCACGTGGCGCTGCGCTACTTCAACGTCGCCGGCAGCAGTCCGGACGGCAGCATCGGCCAGTCGACGCCCAGGGCCACGCTGCTGATCAAGGTCGCCTGCGAGGTGGCCACCGGCCGGCGCGAGAAGCTGATGATCTTCGGCACCGACTACCCGACGCCGGACGGCACCGGGGTGCGCGACTACATCCACGTCGAGGATCTGGCCGATGCCCACCTCAAGGCCCTGGACTACCTGCGCGGCGGCGGCGAGTCGGTAACCCTCAACTGCGGCTATGGCCACGGCTACAGCGTGCGCGAGGTGGTCGATGCCGTCGAGCGGGTGGCCGGTCACAGGCTCAATGTCGAGGAAGCGCCACGCCGGCCGGGCGATCCGCCGATCCTCATCGCCCGCGCCGACCGCGCCCGCAGCCTGCTCGGCTGGGAACCGAAATACGACGACCTGGACTTCATCGTCAGGACCTCCCTGGAGTGGGAGAAGAAGCTCGCCGCCGGCGAGGTCTACGGCGCCTGA
- a CDS encoding sulfotransferase → MSWKTRLARTPLLWRFAPRSPSPVAWAGLGPLTRLLGRLQRPLAPPLLVLSLPRSGSSWVGEILGHAGNALYLREPVTQSLMQRHGLERALLSADEARPLQARYAARAFAGLPEFDPGIVIDPGQWDLAQRRTRRPVIKEVNPLAAGWYLQAFAPRLLFIVRHPAAVASSFQRLGWQADDLSAVRQALRDLPLPAAARKALEVDGGDFWYRQGLMQGGALFAAWQALREAPDCRVLRYEALCAAPLEGFRALFGFAGLDWQPADVERITTKSRGDGDPDAYATERDSRRMRDAWRSRVGATELQRLGEAWQSFDLPWYRQATDWTLQPAEEAAG, encoded by the coding sequence GTGAGCTGGAAGACCCGCCTTGCCCGGACACCCCTGCTGTGGCGGTTCGCCCCTCGCAGCCCGAGCCCGGTCGCCTGGGCCGGGCTGGGTCCGCTGACCCGGCTGCTCGGCCGGCTGCAGCGACCACTGGCGCCGCCCCTGCTGGTGCTGTCCCTGCCGCGCAGCGGCTCGAGCTGGGTGGGCGAGATCCTCGGCCATGCCGGCAATGCCCTCTACCTGCGCGAGCCCGTCACCCAGAGCCTGATGCAGCGCCACGGCCTGGAGCGCGCCCTGCTGTCAGCAGACGAGGCCAGGCCGCTGCAGGCCCGTTACGCCGCCCGGGCCTTCGCCGGCCTGCCGGAGTTCGATCCGGGCATCGTCATCGACCCTGGACAGTGGGATCTGGCGCAACGGCGGACCCGCCGGCCGGTGATCAAGGAGGTCAATCCCCTGGCTGCCGGCTGGTATCTGCAGGCCTTCGCCCCGCGGCTGTTGTTCATCGTCCGCCATCCGGCCGCGGTCGCCAGCAGCTTCCAGCGTCTCGGCTGGCAGGCCGACGACCTGTCCGCGGTACGCCAGGCACTGCGTGACCTGCCCTTGCCGGCAGCGGCCCGCAAGGCGCTGGAGGTGGATGGCGGGGACTTCTGGTACCGCCAGGGCCTGATGCAGGGCGGTGCCCTGTTCGCCGCCTGGCAGGCCTTGCGCGAGGCCCCGGACTGCCGGGTGCTGCGTTACGAGGCGCTGTGCGCAGCCCCCCTGGAGGGCTTTCGTGCCCTGTTCGGATTCGCCGGCCTCGACTGGCAACCGGCCGACGTGGAACGCATCACCACCAAGAGCCGTGGCGACGGCGACCCGGACGCCTATGCCACTGAACGCGACAGCCGGCGGATGCGCGATGCCTGGCGCAGCCGGGTCGGGGCCACCGAGCTGCAGCGGCTTGGCGAGGCCTGGCAGAGCTTCGACCTGCCCTGGTACCGGCAAGCCACCGACTGGACGCTGCAGCCGGCAGAGGAGGCTGCAGGATGA
- a CDS encoding HprK-related kinase A: protein MRLSDLNPVDLEHRLRREGLALAIGPFGVRLHSELPELAQTLTALYVDYPLLGEDDWVDFPVAVSAPRGPRRWLRPQVRFLFDGHAPFKPLPRSQAYPSLEWGLNWCMAQHTATHLVLHAAVIEREGQAVILPGPPGAGKSTLCAALVQRGWRLLSDELTLLRLSDGRIDPVPRPVSLKNESIDVIRRFAPDCRLSEPCRDTLKGTVAHLQPPRDSVRRMAEPARPAFVVVPRYLEGAPARFQPRSRARTLLHLIDNAFNFALHGGTGFERAKALIDSVDCLDFGYGCLDEAVVAFDSLIADGALEARA, encoded by the coding sequence ATGAGGCTCTCCGATCTCAACCCGGTCGATCTCGAGCACCGGTTGCGCCGCGAGGGGCTCGCCCTGGCGATCGGGCCGTTCGGCGTCCGCCTGCACAGTGAACTGCCGGAGCTGGCGCAGACCCTGACGGCGCTCTATGTCGACTACCCCTTGCTTGGCGAAGACGACTGGGTGGATTTTCCGGTGGCGGTCAGCGCGCCCAGGGGGCCTCGCCGCTGGCTGCGGCCCCAGGTGCGTTTCCTGTTCGATGGCCATGCGCCCTTCAAGCCCTTGCCACGCAGCCAGGCCTATCCTTCACTGGAATGGGGTCTCAACTGGTGCATGGCCCAGCACACGGCGACCCATCTGGTCCTGCATGCAGCAGTGATCGAACGCGAGGGGCAGGCAGTGATCCTGCCCGGCCCCCCGGGTGCCGGCAAGAGCACCCTCTGTGCCGCCCTGGTGCAACGGGGCTGGCGGCTTCTCTCCGACGAACTGACCCTGCTGCGTCTCTCCGACGGTCGAATCGATCCGGTGCCCCGTCCGGTCAGTCTGAAGAACGAATCCATCGATGTCATTCGCCGCTTTGCCCCCGACTGCCGGCTCAGCGAGCCCTGCCGTGACACGCTGAAGGGTACGGTGGCCCATCTGCAGCCACCGCGCGACAGCGTACGGCGCATGGCCGAGCCGGCCCGGCCCGCCTTCGTGGTGGTCCCCCGCTACCTTGAGGGGGCGCCGGCCCGCTTCCAGCCGCGTTCCCGGGCACGAACCCTGCTGCATCTGATCGACAACGCCTTCAACTTCGCCCTGCACGGTGGCACGGGTTTCGAACGGGCGAAGGCATTGATCGATTCCGTTGACTGTCTCGATTTCGGCTACGGATGCCTGGACGAGGCGGTGGTGGCCTTCGACAGCCTGATCGCCGATGGGGCGCTGGAGGCACGGGCATGA
- the mrtJ gene encoding JDVT-CTERM system glutamic-type intramembrane protease, whose protein sequence is MNPEPYSPRRDPLLWLAFAAGPLVWLGLYLYARPQADWLWPLHRPQDALLLGLVYPLLEELIFRGWLQGELLRRSFGQRPVLGLSVANLLTSLLFSLLHLVNHPPAAAAAVLLPSLVFGHFRERDGRLRIPIALHAYYNLGYFWLFSPAA, encoded by the coding sequence TTGAACCCTGAGCCCTACAGTCCCCGGCGTGATCCCCTGCTGTGGCTGGCGTTTGCCGCGGGGCCGCTGGTCTGGCTTGGCCTCTATCTCTATGCCCGGCCGCAAGCCGACTGGCTGTGGCCGCTGCACCGGCCGCAGGATGCCCTGCTGCTGGGCCTGGTCTACCCGCTGCTGGAAGAGCTGATCTTCCGCGGCTGGCTGCAGGGCGAGCTGCTGCGCCGGTCCTTCGGTCAGCGGCCAGTGCTGGGCCTCAGCGTGGCCAACCTGCTCACCAGCCTGTTGTTCAGTCTGCTGCATCTCGTCAACCATCCGCCGGCGGCTGCCGCCGCGGTGCTGCTGCCCTCGCTGGTGTTCGGTCATTTCCGCGAACGGGACGGCCGGCTGCGAATCCCCATCGCCCTGCACGCCTACTACAATCTGGGCTATTTCTGGCTGTTCAGCCCGGCGGCCTGA
- a CDS encoding serine protease: MSHRASGKNRSGIFWLALLAWLLAGPAIGGVPETVARLKASVVGVGTVEKTRRPPALLLGSGFVVGDGRHVLTNAHVVSKSLNEKGLEYLAVFIGSGSEADVRQARVVARDKEHDLALLEFGGSPQPAARLGDSDRVREGEEFLFTGFPLGSALGLYPATHRAMLAAIVPIALPALASRQLSPTVIRRLRHPFRIFQLDGTAYPGNSGSPLYSPDSGEVVGILNMVFVKASKESALSHPSGIAYAIPIAHARRLLESALP, encoded by the coding sequence ATGTCACATCGAGCCTCGGGAAAGAACAGGAGCGGGATCTTCTGGCTGGCGCTGCTGGCGTGGCTGCTGGCCGGGCCTGCCATCGGCGGTGTGCCGGAAACGGTTGCCCGGCTGAAGGCCAGTGTGGTCGGGGTCGGGACCGTGGAGAAGACCCGCCGCCCTCCGGCGCTGCTGCTTGGCAGCGGTTTTGTGGTCGGCGACGGGCGCCATGTGCTGACCAATGCCCATGTGGTGTCGAAGTCGCTGAACGAGAAGGGCCTGGAATACCTGGCGGTGTTCATCGGCAGCGGCAGCGAGGCGGACGTGCGCCAGGCGCGGGTGGTGGCCAGGGACAAGGAGCACGACCTGGCGCTGCTGGAATTCGGCGGCAGTCCCCAGCCGGCGGCCCGCCTCGGCGACTCGGACCGGGTCCGCGAGGGTGAGGAATTCCTGTTCACCGGTTTTCCGCTGGGTTCTGCGCTGGGACTCTATCCGGCCACCCACCGCGCCATGCTGGCCGCCATCGTGCCCATTGCCCTGCCGGCACTGGCCTCGCGCCAGCTCTCGCCGACGGTGATCCGCCGCCTGCGTCATCCCTTCCGCATCTTCCAGCTCGACGGCACCGCCTATCCGGGCAACAGCGGCAGTCCCCTCTATTCGCCGGACAGCGGCGAGGTGGTGGGCATCCTCAACATGGTTTTCGTCAAGGCGTCCAAGGAATCGGCGCTGAGCCACCCCAGCGGCATCGCCTATGCCATTCCCATCGCCCATGCCCGTCGCCTGCTGGAGTCTGCCTTGCCTTGA
- a CDS encoding HupE/UreJ family protein, with translation MAVSRTITALVLAVLAPVAAAHPPTSGILAVGFLHPLTGVDHLLALTAIGLWWGWQKGGGYRLLPLAALGGMLAGLVLAGRGLGLPQVENGILATLFILALLLLRPWRLPASRGLPLAAGFALLHGHAHGLELPPAVAWLDFSLGFLFSGGLVMLFGARLAVMSRERGCEVLLRRCSAAVLLLAGLGLGAA, from the coding sequence ATGGCCGTCAGCCGAACGATCACTGCGCTCGTCCTCGCCGTCCTGGCACCCGTGGCCGCGGCTCATCCACCCACGTCCGGGATCCTCGCGGTCGGCTTCCTGCATCCGCTGACCGGAGTCGATCACCTGCTGGCCCTGACCGCGATCGGCCTCTGGTGGGGCTGGCAGAAGGGTGGCGGCTACCGGCTGCTGCCGCTGGCGGCCCTGGGCGGCATGCTGGCCGGCCTGGTCCTGGCGGGCAGGGGGCTGGGCCTGCCGCAGGTCGAGAACGGGATACTGGCAACCCTGTTCATTCTGGCCCTGCTGCTGCTGCGGCCCTGGCGGTTGCCGGCCTCTCGCGGCCTGCCGCTGGCGGCGGGCTTCGCCCTGCTGCACGGCCATGCCCATGGGCTGGAGCTGCCACCTGCTGTCGCCTGGCTGGACTTCAGCCTCGGCTTCCTGTTCAGCGGGGGCCTGGTCATGCTGTTTGGCGCCCGGCTGGCGGTGATGAGCCGTGAGCGGGGTTGCGAGGTCCTGTTGCGCCGTTGCAGCGCCGCGGTCCTGCTCCTGGCCGGTCTGGGTCTGGGGGCCGCTTGA
- a CDS encoding 4Fe-4S dicluster domain-containing protein produces MASSASSAGFLPRAALDSLIRALEAAGYRCLGPRVRDGAIVYEPMGGAQDLPRGVRDRQGPGQYRLRQTGDARCFAWANGPQALKPLLFRPQEVLWRAVRGAGGALRFESVTASVEPLAVIGVRACDLAALALQDQHFLAEGRSDPHYAARRRALLLIAVNCSHPAATCFCQATGDGPLVTGGHDLLLDELDEGFVLQAGSAEGQRIAAGLPLRPLSDAQFADLQRQRREAATPGPRRLPPGSLAGRLFERHDHPHWRQVAERCLSCGNCTAVCPSCFCSANHAQRTADGEVSEQLREWDSCFSEGHSYIHGITLRAETRLRYRQWLTHKFDAWHAQYGRSGCVGCGRCISWCPAGIDPTEELAVLLGEAEDA; encoded by the coding sequence GTGGCCAGTTCCGCATCCAGCGCCGGCTTCCTGCCGCGCGCTGCCCTCGACAGCCTGATCCGGGCGCTGGAGGCCGCGGGTTACCGCTGCCTCGGTCCCAGGGTGCGCGACGGGGCCATCGTCTACGAACCCATGGGGGGGGCGCAGGATCTGCCCCGTGGGGTGCGGGATCGCCAGGGGCCGGGACAGTACCGGCTGCGGCAGACAGGGGACGCGCGCTGTTTCGCCTGGGCCAACGGCCCCCAGGCGCTGAAGCCCCTGCTGTTCCGGCCGCAGGAGGTCCTGTGGCGGGCGGTGCGGGGGGCGGGTGGTGCGCTGCGCTTCGAGAGCGTGACGGCCTCGGTCGAGCCCCTGGCGGTGATCGGCGTGCGGGCCTGCGACCTGGCGGCCCTGGCGCTGCAGGATCAGCACTTCCTGGCCGAGGGACGGAGCGACCCCCACTATGCCGCGCGGCGCAGGGCGCTGCTGCTGATCGCGGTCAACTGCAGCCATCCGGCGGCCACCTGCTTCTGCCAGGCCACCGGCGACGGTCCCCTGGTGACCGGGGGGCATGATCTGCTGCTCGATGAACTGGACGAGGGCTTCGTGCTGCAGGCGGGCAGCGCCGAGGGGCAGCGAATCGCCGCTGGCCTGCCGTTGCGACCCCTGTCCGATGCCCAGTTCGCCGACCTGCAGCGTCAGCGCCGCGAGGCCGCCACCCCGGGGCCGCGGCGGCTGCCACCCGGATCGCTCGCCGGCCGGCTGTTCGAACGCCACGATCATCCACACTGGCGCCAGGTGGCTGAACGCTGCCTCTCCTGCGGCAACTGCACCGCGGTCTGCCCGAGCTGTTTCTGTTCCGCCAACCATGCGCAACGTACCGCGGACGGCGAGGTCAGCGAGCAGCTGCGGGAATGGGACTCCTGCTTCAGCGAGGGGCACAGCTATATCCACGGCATCACCCTGCGCGCCGAGACCCGGCTGCGTTACCGGCAGTGGCTGACCCACAAGTTCGATGCCTGGCATGCCCAGTACGGGCGCAGCGGCTGCGTCGGCTGCGGCCGCTGTATCAGCTGGTGTCCGGCCGGCATCGATCCCACCGAGGAACTGGCGGTGCTGCTCGGGGAGGCGGAAGATGCCTGA
- a CDS encoding nucleotidyltransferase family protein, protein MRIAPPLLLEVLKEPARMAEAEPGQWELLIRQGRRAGLLARLADLFAGQARDVEIPAAARRHLDWGRAAAEHHAHVIRWEVDRILLGLAGLDIPVMLLKGTAYLMAGLPAARGRLFSDVDILVPRESLDAVERALFFAGYVSNHSDPYDQRYYRSWMHELPPLQHARRGTLLDVHHNIVPDTARRPVAVAALWEGSRRLALGAAAHGVELRVLQPVDMLLHSAVHLFNDGEFGQGLRDLLDMQALLEHFTAGEADFWERLLERARLLGLIRPLYYALRYQQRLLDVTVPAAVWLQLEKAAPLGLGLRDSLFDRALLPEHHSCRDRWSGLARWLLYVRGHYLRMPLPLLLPHLARKALRGEAG, encoded by the coding sequence ATGAGGATCGCGCCGCCGCTGCTGCTCGAGGTGCTGAAGGAACCGGCACGTATGGCCGAAGCCGAGCCGGGGCAGTGGGAACTGCTGATCCGCCAGGGTCGGCGCGCCGGTCTGCTGGCGCGGCTCGCCGATCTCTTCGCCGGGCAGGCGCGGGATGTCGAGATACCCGCCGCGGCACGGCGTCACCTCGACTGGGGACGGGCCGCGGCGGAGCACCATGCACATGTCATCCGCTGGGAGGTCGATCGTATCCTGCTCGGTCTGGCCGGCCTCGACATCCCGGTCATGCTGCTCAAGGGCACGGCCTATCTGATGGCCGGGCTGCCGGCCGCCCGTGGGCGCCTGTTCTCCGATGTCGACATCCTGGTGCCGCGCGAGTCGCTGGACGCCGTGGAGCGCGCGCTCTTCTTCGCCGGCTATGTCAGCAACCATTCCGACCCCTATGACCAGCGTTACTACCGCAGCTGGATGCACGAACTGCCGCCGCTGCAGCATGCCCGCCGCGGCACCCTGCTCGATGTCCATCACAACATCGTGCCGGACACGGCACGCCGGCCGGTGGCGGTGGCGGCACTCTGGGAGGGATCGCGGCGGCTGGCGCTGGGTGCGGCGGCGCACGGGGTGGAGCTTCGCGTCCTGCAGCCGGTCGATATGCTGCTGCACAGCGCGGTCCACCTGTTCAACGACGGAGAGTTCGGCCAGGGGCTGCGCGATCTGCTGGACATGCAGGCGCTGCTGGAACACTTCACTGCCGGCGAGGCGGATTTCTGGGAACGTCTGCTGGAACGCGCGCGCCTGCTCGGCCTGATCCGCCCGCTGTATTACGCCCTGCGCTACCAGCAGCGGCTGCTGGATGTGACGGTGCCGGCCGCGGTATGGCTGCAGCTGGAGAAGGCGGCACCCCTCGGTCTGGGGTTGCGCGACAGTTTGTTCGATCGCGCCCTGCTGCCGGAACATCACAGCTGCAGGGACCGCTGGAGCGGCCTGGCCCGCTGGCTGCTCTATGTCCGCGGTCACTATCTGCGCATGCCGCTGCCCCTGCTGCTGCCGCATCTGGCGCGCAAGGCGCTGCGTGGCGAGGCGGGCTAA